The proteins below come from a single Candidatus Bathyarchaeota archaeon genomic window:
- a CDS encoding ArsR family transcriptional regulator, protein MLPREISASGEKALKIADALNATTFRMMQMLCTEHLDVTTISKRLELSEAYISEQVRQLEDLNLITVTYERGKRGIRKVCTSSVDRVNLIFNQTP, encoded by the coding sequence TTGCTGCCTAGAGAAATTTCCGCTTCCGGCGAAAAAGCCCTGAAAATTGCTGATGCCCTCAACGCAACAACCTTTAGGATGATGCAGATGCTTTGCACAGAGCACCTAGACGTCACCACAATATCCAAACGGCTTGAGTTAAGTGAAGCCTACATCAGCGAGCAGGTACGCCAGCTTGAGGACTTAAACCTGATCACCGTGACATATGAGCGTGGAAAAAGAGGCATCCGCAAGGTTTGCACCTCATCGGTTGACAGAGTCAATTTGATTTTTAACCAAACCCCATAA
- a CDS encoding QueT transporter family protein — protein MLDLVSMWKNPKMISYFAVTAVLYPALIYPFQNFNVFAGDADYLRLGMGIPMAFSFLFGPAAAWGTAVGNLIYDASTGGLNPISVFGFVGNFLIAYLPYKLWAAMTNQKPDLKSPKKIGLFVALAVLACTICGLIIGYGLLWLYSLPFVMTSFMIIASDALWAIVLGAILLALGYGFFSHRKLLYQDLLGVATVPSWNRAKSLAILVFVVSASLCFVLPGFFSVDLLMLLPFVASAVIAVLAVL, from the coding sequence ATGCTGGATTTAGTTTCAATGTGGAAAAACCCCAAAATGATCAGTTACTTCGCAGTTACCGCGGTGCTGTATCCCGCCCTGATTTATCCCTTCCAGAACTTCAACGTCTTCGCTGGAGACGCCGACTATCTCCGTTTAGGCATGGGTATTCCGATGGCTTTTTCTTTTCTCTTCGGTCCGGCAGCAGCCTGGGGCACCGCAGTGGGCAACCTCATCTATGACGCCTCAACAGGTGGATTAAACCCAATAAGCGTGTTTGGGTTCGTCGGCAACTTCCTAATCGCATATTTACCCTACAAGCTCTGGGCAGCAATGACAAACCAAAAGCCTGACCTGAAAAGCCCCAAAAAAATAGGCTTGTTTGTGGCCCTTGCTGTTTTAGCGTGTACCATCTGCGGCTTAATCATCGGCTACGGATTGCTCTGGCTGTATTCGCTGCCGTTTGTTATGACCAGCTTCATGATAATTGCCTCCGACGCGTTATGGGCGATTGTTTTAGGCGCAATCCTGCTGGCGCTAGGCTACGGCTTTTTCAGCCACCGCAAACTCCTCTACCAAGACCTTTTAGGCGTAGCCACGGTGCCTTCATGGAACAGAGCAAAGAGCTTGGCGATTTTGGTTTTTGTGGTAAGCGCATCGCTGTGTTTTGTTCTGCCGGGGTTTTTCAGTGTTGATTTACTGATGCTGCTGCCGTTTGTTGCCTCAGCGGTAATAGCTGTTTTGGCTGTGCTCTGA
- a CDS encoding HD domain-containing protein — protein sequence MSYVFNIPYRSNLKLKAVMDKVKDNRKLQTYWRCSNVMAIERMGYTDHGPTHVKIVANLSLMLLRILVEKKLITPSVVENYKLKNDDAEVVVVLGSILHDLGMIVQRQNHEQYSAFLALDIIEDLLQPSYNEEERAILTSEVLHTIVTHEQPPNHQAANRVLTKEAGIVGIADALDMESGRARIPFQAGKIDIHAVSALSIEKVEVETSESGPKPITIKIKMSNSAGVFQIDELLKPRIVNSGLEQFFHVIAEITGEKETRIIEKFEI from the coding sequence GTGTCATATGTGTTTAATATTCCCTATCGAAGCAACCTTAAACTCAAGGCGGTTATGGATAAAGTGAAGGATAACCGTAAACTCCAAACCTACTGGAGGTGCTCCAACGTCATGGCGATCGAGCGGATGGGCTACACCGACCACGGCCCCACCCATGTGAAGATAGTGGCTAACCTCTCGCTGATGCTTCTGCGTATCCTTGTGGAAAAGAAGCTGATTACCCCCAGCGTCGTGGAGAATTATAAACTCAAAAACGATGATGCAGAAGTGGTGGTGGTTCTCGGCTCTATACTGCATGATTTAGGCATGATTGTTCAGCGGCAAAATCACGAGCAATACAGCGCCTTTTTGGCTTTAGATATAATTGAAGACCTCCTCCAACCCAGCTACAACGAAGAGGAACGCGCCATACTCACCTCGGAGGTGCTCCACACCATCGTCACCCATGAGCAGCCGCCTAACCACCAAGCCGCCAACCGCGTCTTAACCAAGGAAGCAGGCATAGTCGGCATCGCAGACGCCTTAGACATGGAGTCTGGACGAGCACGCATTCCCTTCCAAGCCGGCAAAATCGACATTCACGCCGTTTCGGCGTTAAGCATAGAGAAGGTGGAGGTTGAAACATCCGAGTCGGGTCCCAAACCCATAACAATAAAAATCAAGATGTCTAATTCTGCTGGTGTCTTCCAAATCGACGAGCTCCTAAAGCCCCGTATAGTTAATTCTGGGCTGGAGCAGTTTTTCCATGTGATTGCTGAAATCACCGGCGAGAAGGAGACGCGTATTATCGAGAAATTCGAGATTTAG
- the sdhA gene encoding succinate dehydrogenase flavoprotein subunit: MNYQYDVVVVGGGISGLYAAYTAAQGGLRVAVVSKVHVARSHSVAAQGGIAASLGNEEMDRWEWHFYDTVKGSDFLADQDAAEVLAKEAPAAVYALEHLGVPFSRDGAGKIDQRRFGGHTKNFGEAPIQRACYVSDRTGRAIMDTLYDHCLQANVVFHNEVYIHQLLFSPDSCCGAAGYDLQTTTTQVFHAKAVVLATGGCGKIYQTTSNGFASTGDGLALALDAHVPLQDMEFMQFHPTGIYGLGILISEAARAEGGVLRNRLGERFMERYAPTLLDLAPRDIVSRAILCEVAEGRGIDGKDYVYLDLRGIGKERLSLKLPEILSFVKTYLGIDAAEAPIPVAPTCHYMMGGIPTDTYGHVLMDSSGKILPSLYAVGECGCVSVHGANRLGCNSLIDLVVFGNRAGQALIEDLKGKAFAPLPYQAENVVADRISGLLDAQGFERVSILRESMQKLMTANVSVFRDKQGLIAALKKIRQLKKRSLHVGLTDKGTVFNYELAEALEFSNMLRVAECIVACAISRTESRGAHFRSDYPKRNDNEWLMHTLIGETASGLMVNYKPVSITQFTPQPRRY, from the coding sequence GTGAATTATCAGTATGATGTTGTAGTTGTCGGCGGCGGCATCTCAGGGTTATATGCTGCCTACACCGCTGCACAGGGCGGCTTGCGGGTTGCCGTAGTAAGCAAGGTACACGTCGCCCGTTCGCATTCGGTGGCGGCGCAGGGAGGCATAGCAGCGAGCCTTGGCAACGAGGAAATGGACCGCTGGGAATGGCACTTCTATGACACCGTAAAAGGCAGCGATTTCCTAGCCGACCAAGACGCCGCTGAAGTCCTCGCAAAAGAAGCGCCCGCGGCGGTTTATGCGCTTGAGCATCTGGGTGTGCCCTTTAGCCGTGACGGCGCAGGCAAAATCGATCAGCGCCGCTTCGGCGGACACACCAAAAACTTCGGCGAAGCCCCCATCCAGCGTGCCTGCTACGTTTCCGACCGCACTGGCAGAGCCATCATGGATACCCTCTACGACCACTGCCTCCAAGCCAACGTCGTCTTCCACAACGAAGTCTACATTCACCAGCTGCTCTTTTCCCCTGACAGCTGCTGCGGCGCCGCCGGCTACGACCTGCAAACCACCACAACCCAGGTGTTCCATGCTAAGGCCGTTGTGTTGGCGACGGGCGGCTGCGGAAAAATCTACCAAACCACCAGCAACGGCTTCGCATCCACCGGCGACGGCTTGGCTTTGGCGCTTGATGCGCATGTGCCGCTCCAGGATATGGAGTTTATGCAGTTTCACCCCACCGGCATCTATGGCTTAGGCATCCTGATCAGTGAGGCAGCAAGGGCGGAAGGCGGGGTACTCCGCAATAGGCTGGGCGAGCGCTTCATGGAGCGGTATGCGCCGACGCTTCTGGATTTGGCTCCCCGAGACATCGTTTCACGCGCCATTCTCTGTGAAGTCGCTGAGGGCAGAGGCATAGACGGCAAAGACTACGTGTATTTGGATCTGCGGGGTATAGGCAAAGAACGCCTATCCCTTAAGTTGCCTGAAATACTCAGTTTCGTAAAAACCTATTTAGGCATTGACGCCGCTGAGGCTCCGATACCGGTTGCGCCGACCTGCCATTACATGATGGGCGGCATCCCAACTGACACATATGGGCATGTGCTGATGGATAGTTCAGGCAAAATCCTGCCGAGCCTTTATGCAGTGGGCGAATGCGGCTGCGTAAGCGTGCATGGCGCTAACCGGTTAGGCTGCAACTCACTCATCGACCTAGTTGTGTTCGGTAACCGGGCGGGGCAGGCGCTCATAGAGGACCTTAAAGGCAAAGCGTTTGCGCCGCTTCCCTATCAGGCAGAAAATGTTGTGGCTGACCGAATCAGCGGTCTTCTTGATGCCCAGGGTTTTGAGCGGGTTTCGATCCTTCGGGAAAGCATGCAGAAACTCATGACTGCAAACGTTAGCGTTTTTAGGGACAAACAAGGCCTCATAGCGGCGCTAAAGAAGATTCGCCAGCTAAAGAAGCGCAGTTTACACGTTGGCTTAACCGATAAGGGCACCGTTTTTAACTACGAGCTAGCAGAGGCTTTAGAGTTCAGTAACATGCTGAGGGTTGCCGAATGCATCGTTGCCTGCGCGATTTCCCGCACCGAAAGCCGCGGAGCACATTTCCGAAGCGACTACCCCAAACGCAACGACAATGAATGGCTCATGCATACCCTAATCGGCGAAACCGCCTCGGGGCTCATGGTAAACTACAAGCCCGTTTCCATCACGCAGTTTACGCCCCAACCCAGGAGGTACTAA
- the sdhB gene encoding succinate dehydrogenase iron-sulfur subunit produces the protein MEITLKIRRFNPQTDSHPHYDSFQISAEPTERLLDCLNRIRQTQDSTLAFRMSCAHGVCGSDGLTVNGQAVLACQKLVRDFDYSKEILIEPLRYFEVVKDLVVDLDPFFERIKSIAPTPLHGSEPIFPAAERLQSVEERSRYDDALKCILCGCCYSACPVLTEQDEEFLGPAAVLRAQRYIYDTRTADASERLAILQRPHGIWGCKSYYMCTLVCPKNIKVTASIVRTKKKIIANKQASETKEP, from the coding sequence GTGGAAATAACCCTTAAAATCCGCCGCTTCAACCCCCAAACCGACAGCCACCCCCACTACGACAGCTTCCAAATATCGGCGGAGCCCACTGAGCGGCTGCTGGATTGCCTAAACCGCATCCGCCAAACCCAAGATAGCACCCTGGCGTTTCGCATGTCCTGTGCCCATGGCGTCTGCGGCAGCGACGGCTTAACCGTTAACGGGCAAGCGGTGCTGGCATGCCAAAAACTCGTCAGGGACTTCGATTACAGCAAAGAAATCCTCATCGAGCCGCTGCGTTACTTTGAGGTTGTTAAGGATTTAGTGGTTGACCTTGACCCCTTCTTTGAACGCATCAAATCCATCGCGCCTACTCCGCTACATGGCTCCGAGCCCATTTTCCCCGCCGCTGAGAGGCTCCAAAGCGTCGAGGAACGCAGCCGATACGACGATGCCCTCAAATGTATCCTCTGCGGCTGCTGCTACAGCGCCTGTCCCGTGCTGACTGAGCAGGATGAGGAGTTTTTGGGTCCGGCGGCTGTGCTGCGAGCGCAACGCTACATCTACGACACACGCACCGCCGACGCCTCGGAGCGCTTGGCGATACTGCAGAGGCCTCATGGCATTTGGGGCTGCAAAAGCTACTATATGTGCACGCTTGTTTGTCCAAAGAACATTAAAGTAACTGCCTCCATAGTTAGAACCAAAAAGAAAATAATAGCTAACAAACAAGCCAGTGAGACGAAAGAGCCATGA
- a CDS encoding aspartate ammonia-lyase has product MSTRREIDPLGERYIPKDAYYGIQTLRATENFPVSGVKAPLQIIKAYVLIKKAAATANMQVGWLDKKIGGAIVAACDEVLEGKLIDQFVIDVFQAGAGTSFNMNTNEVLANRALEILGKPRGDYKSVSPNDHVNMAQSTNDTYPTALHVSVLLALQPLLSALDELSDAFFELGEKYAHVLKSGRTHLQDAVPVTVGQEFSAYGASIHHAAAELRKRQENLYAVALGATATGTGANSHPDYEELAVAELAKLSGFPLHLACNSFEALQSHRRAQTVSSGLKELALELIRIANDLRLLASGPTTGLAEIVLPPVQPGSSIMPGKVNPVMAECLDMVAYQVVGCDAAVGLAVQAGQLDLNVMTPAIAYNMLFSIQILSNYLPVFTEKCVKGITVDEKRCEMYLEKNPSLATLLAPKIGYLEAAKVAKQAQAENRTVKEVALERGLLSREELERIFSRRNLLNEP; this is encoded by the coding sequence ATGAGTACACGCAGAGAAATCGACCCCTTAGGCGAGCGGTATATCCCCAAAGACGCCTACTACGGAATACAGACGCTTCGGGCAACAGAGAATTTCCCCGTCAGCGGCGTCAAAGCACCCCTCCAAATCATCAAAGCCTATGTTCTCATAAAGAAAGCTGCTGCCACAGCCAACATGCAGGTAGGCTGGCTGGATAAGAAAATCGGCGGCGCAATCGTGGCGGCCTGCGACGAGGTTCTTGAAGGCAAACTCATCGACCAATTCGTCATCGACGTGTTCCAGGCGGGCGCAGGCACCAGCTTCAACATGAACACAAACGAAGTCCTAGCCAACCGTGCCTTGGAAATTTTGGGCAAGCCGCGGGGCGACTACAAAAGCGTAAGCCCCAACGACCACGTGAACATGGCGCAGTCAACCAACGACACCTACCCCACCGCCCTGCATGTTTCAGTGCTTCTTGCACTTCAGCCGCTGCTCTCCGCACTCGACGAGCTTTCAGACGCCTTTTTTGAGCTGGGCGAAAAATACGCTCATGTCCTCAAATCGGGCAGGACACACCTTCAGGATGCCGTTCCGGTTACGGTTGGGCAGGAGTTTAGCGCTTACGGCGCAAGCATTCATCACGCCGCCGCTGAACTACGCAAGAGGCAAGAAAATCTCTATGCGGTTGCTTTGGGCGCTACGGCAACGGGGACGGGAGCTAACAGCCACCCTGACTATGAGGAGCTTGCAGTAGCGGAGCTAGCGAAGCTTTCGGGTTTTCCTCTGCATCTGGCATGCAACAGCTTTGAGGCGCTGCAGAGCCATCGGAGGGCACAGACGGTTTCCAGCGGATTAAAAGAGCTTGCGCTCGAGCTTATCCGCATCGCTAATGATTTGCGGCTGCTTGCCTCTGGCCCCACAACGGGGCTGGCTGAAATCGTGTTGCCGCCCGTGCAGCCCGGCTCGTCGATTATGCCCGGCAAAGTTAACCCCGTTATGGCGGAATGCCTCGACATGGTCGCTTACCAGGTGGTCGGCTGCGACGCCGCGGTGGGTTTAGCAGTGCAGGCTGGGCAACTGGACCTAAACGTGATGACGCCCGCCATAGCTTACAACATGCTCTTCTCAATCCAAATCCTGAGCAATTACCTGCCTGTCTTCACCGAGAAATGCGTCAAGGGCATAACGGTGGATGAGAAACGCTGCGAAATGTATCTGGAGAAGAATCCGTCTCTTGCGACGCTTCTGGCGCCTAAAATCGGGTATCTGGAAGCCGCCAAAGTCGCCAAGCAGGCGCAGGCAGAGAACCGCACCGTCAAGGAGGTCGCGCTTGAAAGGGGCTTGCTTAGCAGGGAGGAGCTGGAGAGGATTTTCAGCCGCAGAAACCTCCTAAACGAGCCCTAG
- a CDS encoding DNA polymerase II — translation MKLAFWLLDINPKVDKDAVELWLWGITDSGERILVVERNFSAYFYAVVAENADAQRAADEIMRIQGEAVAKTEVVNRRFFGKPVEAIKVSLKDATAAGKIARQLRQIEGVADCLEDDIRAAMRYLIDCNVVPCSWVELDASQAENTCGARVSKVYVAHSLPRQLDRADVPPLRVLGFSLICYSREGSPRPDRNPILLLSTDAGNGETRQFIVGEDRNDRPVLEEFIGYIAGFDPDVIASYGGNAVDWAYLRGRAKKHGLKLSFDRAGVEPHSSLYGHVSTTGVVNVDLADFMDVFPQVKVKTLYNLADHLGVLKDSGALVEDVEYADYWDSPASRGDLVRFGLDNARKVAALAGLLLGFAMQLSNLTSLPLDHVMTAAPGFRIEWYLIGRAQKIGELVPKRLEQPYVPYTGGLVLSPKPGLHENIAVLDFKSMYPNIMITYNLSPDTYIAPEQPEPPEDVYVAPEVGYRFRRSPPGFYKEALSHLIMVRGEIRQRMRQLNGQTVEYRILDARQKAVKIITNAAYGYAGWVGARWYIKPVAEAASAWGRHIVLAASQMAKQAGLEVVYGDTDSLFVSYDQAKAMQLRADIEHQQKLEVEIGEVYQRIFFTEAKKRYAGLRRDGSLDIVGLEVIRGDWAEVAKTVQEHVLEIILREQSPSKAAQYVRDVVADLRKRKVPLHDLIIWKTLTKPPEQYAIKAPHVEAAKMLKQQGWRLTGGDKVGYVVLSGKGRLYSRVKPYVFAKPAEVDVEYYVTHQVLPAATRILGMFNVTEKELLKKEAKESEEIRSLMDYV, via the coding sequence GTGAAATTGGCGTTTTGGCTTCTTGACATCAACCCCAAGGTGGACAAGGATGCAGTGGAGCTTTGGCTTTGGGGCATCACCGACTCAGGCGAGCGCATATTGGTAGTTGAACGCAACTTTTCTGCCTACTTCTACGCGGTCGTCGCCGAGAACGCGGATGCCCAGCGGGCGGCGGATGAGATCATGCGAATCCAAGGCGAGGCAGTTGCCAAAACCGAGGTGGTCAACCGCCGCTTCTTCGGCAAACCCGTGGAGGCCATAAAAGTCAGCCTCAAAGACGCCACCGCAGCAGGCAAAATCGCTAGGCAGCTCCGCCAAATCGAGGGAGTAGCAGACTGCCTTGAAGATGACATACGCGCCGCCATGCGTTACCTCATCGACTGCAATGTGGTGCCCTGCAGCTGGGTCGAACTCGACGCCTCCCAAGCAGAGAACACCTGCGGCGCTCGGGTTTCCAAGGTTTATGTTGCCCATTCGCTGCCCCGCCAACTCGACCGAGCCGATGTGCCGCCCCTTCGGGTTCTGGGTTTTAGCTTGATCTGCTACAGCCGCGAGGGCTCCCCAAGACCCGACCGCAACCCCATCCTTTTGCTCTCCACAGATGCAGGCAACGGCGAAACCCGCCAGTTCATCGTGGGTGAGGACCGAAACGACCGGCCAGTCCTCGAAGAATTCATCGGGTACATCGCCGGCTTTGACCCCGACGTCATCGCCAGCTACGGCGGCAACGCCGTGGATTGGGCCTATCTGCGGGGCAGAGCCAAAAAACATGGCTTAAAACTCAGCTTTGACCGCGCCGGCGTCGAACCCCACAGTAGCCTCTACGGGCACGTCTCCACGACGGGTGTAGTGAATGTGGATTTAGCGGATTTCATGGATGTTTTTCCCCAAGTTAAGGTTAAGACGCTCTACAACCTAGCTGACCACTTAGGCGTACTCAAAGACAGCGGCGCTTTGGTGGAGGATGTGGAGTACGCTGATTACTGGGATAGCCCAGCAAGCCGAGGCGATTTGGTAAGGTTTGGGCTGGATAACGCACGCAAAGTCGCCGCTTTGGCGGGGCTGCTTTTGGGCTTTGCTATGCAGCTCTCAAACCTGACCAGTCTGCCGCTGGATCATGTGATGACGGCGGCGCCGGGTTTCCGCATAGAATGGTACCTCATAGGGCGCGCCCAGAAAATTGGCGAGTTGGTTCCCAAGAGGCTTGAGCAGCCATATGTGCCCTACACCGGCGGCCTGGTGCTTTCGCCCAAACCTGGCTTGCACGAGAACATCGCGGTTTTAGACTTCAAATCCATGTACCCCAACATCATGATAACCTACAACCTTTCCCCCGACACCTACATCGCCCCCGAGCAGCCTGAGCCGCCGGAGGATGTCTATGTGGCTCCTGAAGTGGGATACCGCTTCCGCCGCTCACCGCCCGGATTCTACAAGGAAGCCCTCAGCCACCTCATCATGGTCCGAGGCGAGATACGGCAGAGAATGCGCCAGCTCAATGGGCAAACAGTGGAGTACCGCATTTTGGATGCACGCCAGAAAGCCGTTAAAATCATCACAAACGCAGCCTACGGCTATGCGGGGTGGGTGGGGGCACGCTGGTACATTAAGCCGGTAGCGGAGGCCGCGTCGGCTTGGGGCAGGCACATTGTTTTGGCTGCTTCGCAGATGGCAAAGCAGGCGGGTTTGGAGGTGGTGTACGGTGACACAGACAGCTTATTTGTCAGCTACGATCAGGCTAAGGCTATGCAGCTACGAGCAGACATTGAGCATCAGCAGAAGCTGGAAGTGGAAATCGGCGAGGTTTACCAGCGTATATTCTTCACTGAAGCCAAAAAACGCTATGCGGGTCTGCGCAGGGACGGCAGCCTAGACATCGTGGGTTTGGAGGTTATCCGCGGGGACTGGGCGGAAGTCGCAAAAACCGTGCAGGAGCATGTGCTTGAAATCATCCTGCGCGAGCAGTCACCCTCCAAAGCGGCGCAGTACGTGCGAGACGTCGTTGCTGATTTGCGCAAAAGAAAAGTGCCCCTCCATGACCTGATTATCTGGAAAACCCTCACCAAGCCCCCCGAGCAGTACGCCATAAAAGCGCCCCATGTGGAAGCGGCAAAGATGCTAAAGCAGCAGGGCTGGCGGCTAACGGGCGGCGACAAAGTCGGCTACGTGGTTCTGTCGGGGAAGGGGCGCCTCTACAGCCGCGTGAAACCCTACGTGTTCGCTAAACCCGCCGAAGTCGACGTCGAATATTATGTGACTCATCAGGTGCTTCCTGCGGCAACAAGGATTCTGGGTATGTTTAATGTGACAGAAAAGGAATTGCTCAAAAAAGAAGCAAAAGAAAGTGAAGAAATCCGCAGCCTAATGGATTATGTTTAG